In Chlamydiota bacterium, the sequence CTCGTGAAGTATCCAAATCCATCTTATGAATATCATAAGACCACAACACCCTCTGAAGAGAACGTGGAATTTTTCTTTTCATCCTTTCAAGACCCTCTTTTTAAACTGACAAACCTTTGTTGTAATCTCCTCTTGAATGATATCCCAAGAGATCGGCATCAGAAGTTGAAATCTCTGGTTTTTGGGTTCTCCTGCCTCATCAAAATAGACAAGGGCACGCAAACCAAGATAGATATTAAAAGAAGGAAATTTTTTCTTTGTGTATTCAAAAATTTTTTCCAATGAAAATTCCTTCAAAAGAAAATACATATCGATAAAGTCTCTCATGTTCCCTTTTTGAATAATCGCAATCAACTTCATCGCCGCAATATCCTCCTTAGAAGCCAGGAGAACACCCTCTACCTCCACACAGGGCCGAAGCATGTTATAGCCATAATAGAAAAAACTTAATTCAATTTCCCGAACGTTTATAATTAATGTCCCTTGACCACTTTGAATCAGAGTCCACTGGGGACGTCTGAAATACTTATCAAAATGGGGTAAGAGATGTTTTTCAGAAAATTCTTCCTGGGAATAAAAGTCAAAATCTAGTGAGGTTCTATGGCCAAGCTGCAAAGCTAAAGCTGTCCCCCCAGCCAGATAAAAGTGGAATGAATCTTTTAAAAAAGCTAACGAAGTCAACATCTGGCGACGTTTGACATCTAAAATTTCTAAATGGAAAGAAGTTATTTTTTTAGATGAGTTTTTCATGACTACAGCGATTTTAGCCTAACTTCAATTTCACTTCCGTTCCATCAGCCAGCTCATAGGATCTTTGACCCTCAGGTAAAAGACCTATCAGCTTTAAATACCTTCCAGGCACTAAGCAATCCACCGATCCTGTATCGACAAGAAAAAGACCTTCCCAAAAACGGCTAGGATCTGAAGGATTACGAACAGTGGCTGTTACTTGTGTTATACCCATAAAAAAAACCTCCCTGTTTTTCTAGCGAATCATTCTAGCATTCTTTTTATAAATCGCTTCACCAAAATCCAGGACAACCCTTGAAAGAATAAGATGACATCATTCAACCTAAAAAACTAATATTTCAAGACCTGACCCTAGAATGTGACCCCTCAATGTAGGGGCTTCTCATGAATGTAGGGGCTTGATTTATCAAGCCCGAACCAACGCGGGTCGGATAAATCCGACCCCTACAGAAATCTCCATTAAGAGCTGATTGGATTAAGCGAATCTAAAATCTGATCTCGAAGCCTCAGAAAAAAAACACTGACTTGATCAAGCGTCACCGGTTTGATCAAGCGAGGAAGGGTATTAAATTTATCCACTTCTGCAACTAAAGACGCCCACACAAAAGGATCCAGGCCCTGATCTTTTTCTTTCCCCTGCTTAAGAAGTTCAAAAATATCAAATTCGCCTTGAGAAAAAATGATGTAAAGATCCACATAGTCTTTAATGTCTAAGCGTCCCAAAATGGCGCAAACCTTATTGACAGCAATATTCTTTAGGGTATCCACTCTGATTTGATCAATAAAAATGGGCGTTCCCACACGAAATCCAACATCGGCAACCACATCAATCTTTAATTCATCCCCCACTAAAAAGCGAAGGAAGCCAGGACTTTTTTGCACTTCGATCACTTTTTTATTCAGCTCTTTGCTAACATCCTGAATGAGTTTAGGAATAGAATCTAATTCTGTTCCATGGCTAAAAAAATCGAGATCCTCCGAATAGCGGTGATAAAGATAGAATGCGGAAAGGGCGGTTCCCCCTGTTAAGTAAAAATTTTCTCGGAACCAGGGATCTAAAAAAATCCGAGAGAGGAACGTCTCTTGAAGCGGGGTGAGAATTCTAGTCGGTGGCATGCTGATCCCAACGCGCTAAAGCATATTCCCAACGCCGGCGTATGTTTGAAGGAAGCCGCAAAGATGGAAGGGCCTCTCGAATCTGGTCTAAAGTTAAATAGGACCATACATCGTCAAAACGGGCCTGGGTCAAAATCCGAGCCATCAGCCATCTTTTCTGAACAGAAAGATCAGGCAAACTTAAAATTTCTTTAATGTCTCTCTCACCCAAATCATAATC encodes:
- a CDS encoding nucleotidyl transferase AbiEii/AbiGii toxin family protein; this encodes MKNSSKKITSFHLEILDVKRRQMLTSLAFLKDSFHFYLAGGTALALQLGHRTSLDFDFYSQEEFSEKHLLPHFDKYFRRPQWTLIQSGQGTLIINVREIELSFFYYGYNMLRPCVEVEGVLLASKEDIAAMKLIAIIQKGNMRDFIDMYFLLKEFSLEKIFEYTKKKFPSFNIYLGLRALVYFDEAGEPKNQRFQLLMPISWDIIQEEITTKVCQFKKRVLKG
- a CDS encoding nucleotidyl transferase AbiEii/AbiGii toxin family protein — protein: MPPTRILTPLQETFLSRIFLDPWFRENFYLTGGTALSAFYLYHRYSEDLDFFSHGTELDSIPKLIQDVSKELNKKVIEVQKSPGFLRFLVGDELKIDVVADVGFRVGTPIFIDQIRVDTLKNIAVNKVCAILGRLDIKDYVDLYIIFSQGEFDIFELLKQGKEKDQGLDPFVWASLVAEVDKFNTLPRLIKPVTLDQVSVFFLRLRDQILDSLNPISS